A genomic segment from Flavobacterium sp. 9R encodes:
- a CDS encoding acetyl-CoA carboxylase biotin carboxyl carrier protein subunit, which translates to MSSSYQLKVNDTFHFECDAVSANALDAVATTDNQFHILSENKRYQAQIIAADFHKKEYTIEVNNSVYTVAIADALDLLIKEMGFDTSTVQKVNAIKAPMPGLILEINVSVGQTVQENDNLLILGAMKMENSFQSPRNGVIKSIAVAVGDAVDKGQLLVEFE; encoded by the coding sequence ATGAGTAGTAGTTATCAACTAAAAGTAAATGATACTTTTCATTTCGAATGCGATGCAGTCTCAGCCAATGCGCTGGATGCGGTTGCGACAACTGACAATCAATTTCATATTTTAAGTGAAAACAAGCGGTATCAAGCTCAGATTATAGCTGCTGATTTTCATAAGAAGGAATACACTATTGAAGTGAACAATTCAGTGTATACTGTTGCCATTGCTGACGCTTTGGACCTTTTGATTAAAGAAATGGGATTTGATACCAGCACGGTACAAAAAGTAAATGCCATTAAAGCACCTATGCCTGGTTTAATTTTAGAAATCAATGTGAGTGTGGGACAAACCGTTCAAGAAAACGATAATTTACTCATTTTGGGAGCGATGAAAATGGAAAACAGTTTTCAGTCGCCACGAAATGGAGTAATCAAATCGATTGCTGTAGCTGTTGGCGATGCCGTAGATAAAGGACAATTGTTAGTAGAATTTGAATAG
- a CDS encoding radical SAM protein, protein MKPKLFLITPPFTQLNTPYPATAYIKGFLNTLELPSEQADLGIEVILKLFSKEGLQNLFKVQGLKFKVSEQIISDNSKRIIALQDEYIKSIDPVIAFLQGKNPTLALQICQEDYLPEASRFAQLEELDWAFGTMGTQDKAKHLATLYLEDLSDFIVECVDENFGFSRYAERLGRSANSFDELYEALQIEPSYIDGILLSILEEKIARIQPELFLISVPFPGNLYSAFRSAQWVKKHYPHIKIAMGGGFPNTELRSLSDARVFEFFDFITLDDGELPVELLISNIQNPNTKEFKRTFILEEGKVVYKNNASRPDYKQSQVGTPDYTDLLLDKYISVIEVVNPMHRMWSDGRWNKLTMAHGCYWGKCTFCDISLDYIKIYEPIAANLLCDRMEEMMTQTGQNGFHFVDEAAPPALMRALALEILRRKLSVTWWTNIRFEKSFSADLCRLLKASGCIAVSGGLEVASDRLLQLIDKGVTVEQVAKVTRNFTESGIMVHAYLMYGYPTQTVQETIDSLEMVRQLFEAGVLQSGFWHQFAMTAHSPVGLYPEKFGVTPELIPLQGSEKGIFAINDINYTDKTGIDHEKFSFGLKKSLFNFMHGICFDFELQEWFDFKIPKTKIHPDFIFNALQEEENFNTKPTAKVVWLGGKPSVEYFTKSKKGNSWELVKLTFHDKKESFAVQTNKAEGEWLVAILDKIAVSQSKVYTYQELKTDFEHHLPDFELFWYSKPMQTLQSFGLLIL, encoded by the coding sequence TTGAAACCAAAACTCTTTCTCATCACTCCACCGTTTACGCAACTGAATACCCCGTATCCAGCGACGGCATATATCAAAGGTTTTTTGAATACCCTTGAATTACCCTCAGAGCAAGCGGATTTGGGGATTGAGGTGATTTTGAAATTGTTTTCGAAAGAAGGACTTCAAAATTTGTTCAAAGTTCAAGGTTTAAAGTTTAAAGTTTCTGAGCAAATTATTTCGGATAATTCGAAACGTATAATTGCCCTACAAGACGAATATATCAAATCCATAGATCCAGTGATTGCTTTTTTGCAAGGCAAAAATCCAACTTTGGCTTTGCAAATTTGTCAAGAAGATTATTTGCCCGAAGCGTCACGTTTTGCGCAATTGGAGGAGTTGGATTGGGCCTTTGGTACGATGGGAACACAAGATAAAGCCAAACATTTGGCAACTTTGTATCTTGAAGACCTTTCGGATTTTATAGTCGAATGTGTCGATGAAAATTTTGGTTTTAGTCGCTATGCCGAACGTTTGGGTCGAAGCGCCAATTCATTCGACGAGTTATACGAAGCTTTGCAAATAGAACCTAGCTATATTGATGGTATTTTATTGTCTATTTTAGAAGAAAAAATAGCCAGAATTCAGCCAGAATTGTTTCTGATTTCTGTGCCTTTCCCCGGGAATTTGTACAGCGCTTTTCGTTCGGCTCAATGGGTGAAAAAGCACTATCCGCATATCAAAATTGCTATGGGAGGCGGTTTTCCTAATACCGAATTGCGTTCGCTTTCGGACGCTCGAGTGTTTGAGTTTTTCGATTTCATTACTTTAGATGACGGGGAACTTCCTGTTGAATTACTAATTTCTAATATTCAAAATCCAAATACCAAAGAATTCAAACGAACTTTTATTTTAGAAGAGGGAAAAGTCGTTTATAAAAACAATGCTTCAAGACCTGATTATAAACAATCGCAAGTTGGTACTCCAGATTATACGGATTTGCTGTTGGATAAATACATTTCGGTAATCGAAGTGGTGAATCCGATGCATCGGATGTGGAGCGATGGGCGTTGGAACAAGTTGACGATGGCGCATGGTTGTTATTGGGGCAAATGTACTTTTTGTGACATCTCTTTGGATTACATCAAAATCTACGAACCTATAGCTGCCAATTTGTTGTGTGACCGAATGGAAGAAATGATGACACAAACGGGTCAGAATGGCTTTCATTTTGTTGACGAAGCAGCACCACCAGCTTTAATGCGAGCTTTAGCACTCGAAATTTTACGCCGAAAATTATCGGTTACTTGGTGGACGAATATCCGTTTTGAGAAAAGTTTTTCGGCCGATTTATGTCGATTACTCAAAGCTTCTGGTTGTATAGCAGTTTCAGGTGGTTTGGAAGTAGCTTCTGACCGATTGTTGCAATTAATTGATAAAGGAGTAACGGTTGAGCAAGTGGCCAAAGTGACTCGCAATTTTACGGAATCAGGTATTATGGTGCATGCGTATTTGATGTACGGTTACCCAACCCAAACGGTTCAAGAAACGATAGACAGTCTCGAAATGGTCCGTCAATTGTTTGAAGCGGGTGTGTTGCAATCCGGATTTTGGCACCAGTTTGCCATGACCGCTCACAGCCCAGTAGGATTGTATCCTGAAAAATTTGGTGTTACACCAGAACTCATTCCATTACAAGGTTCAGAGAAGGGGATTTTTGCCATCAATGACATTAATTATACAGACAAGACAGGTATTGACCACGAAAAATTTAGTTTCGGATTGAAGAAATCGTTGTTTAATTTTATGCACGGTATTTGTTTCGACTTTGAGCTGCAAGAATGGTTTGATTTCAAAATTCCAAAAACCAAAATTCACCCTGATTTTATTTTTAATGCACTTCAAGAAGAAGAAAATTTCAACACCAAACCTACAGCCAAAGTAGTTTGGTTGGGAGGAAAACCTTCGGTTGAATATTTCACAAAATCCAAAAAAGGTAATTCTTGGGAACTCGTTAAATTGACCTTTCACGATAAAAAAGAAAGTTTTGCTGTTCAAACCAATAAAGCTGAAGGCGAATGGTTGGTTGCTATTTTAGACAAAATTGCCGTTTCACAATCCAAAGTGTATACTTATCAAGAACTTAAAACTGATTTTGAACACCACTTACCCGATTTTGAGCTGTTTTGGTATTCAAAACCGATGCAAACGTTGCAGTCCTTTGGATTATTAATTTTATAA